In the genome of Candidatus Reidiella endopervernicosa, one region contains:
- the moaC gene encoding cyclic pyranopterin monophosphate synthase MoaC: MSELTHFNSAGEAHMVDVGEKSVTKRRAVAEGAISMEPSTLERIVAGDHKKGDVLGIARVAGIMASKRTADLIPLCHPLALTHVGIDLEPQTDASRVYCRVTVETAGQTGVEMEALTAVQVTLLTIYDMCKAVDRGMSMEGVRLIHKSGGKSGAWNRGDD; this comes from the coding sequence ATGAGCGAATTAACCCACTTCAACAGCGCTGGTGAGGCCCATATGGTCGATGTTGGTGAGAAGTCGGTGACCAAGCGTAGAGCCGTTGCCGAGGGTGCGATCAGCATGGAGCCGTCAACGCTGGAGAGGATCGTGGCAGGAGATCACAAAAAGGGTGATGTGCTCGGCATCGCGCGGGTGGCCGGCATTATGGCATCCAAGCGTACTGCTGATCTGATACCGCTCTGTCATCCATTGGCACTGACCCATGTCGGTATCGATCTTGAACCCCAGACAGATGCATCGCGCGTCTACTGCAGGGTGACGGTTGAGACGGCCGGTCAGACCGGTGTTGAGATGGAGGCGCTGACGGCGGTGCAGGTTACGCTGCTGACCATCTATGATATGTGTAAAGCGGTTGATCGTGGCATGAGCATGGAGGGTGTTCGTCTGATCCATAAGTCCGGTGGCAAGTCGGGTGCCTGGAATCGGGGTGACGACTAG
- a CDS encoding malonic semialdehyde reductase, producing MRDRTLSEKALDTLFREARSFSNWLDQPVNDELLHKLYDLLKMGPTAANSCPARIRFIKSSEAKQRLKPCLAEGNIEKSMSAPVVAIIGMDMTFYDQLPKLFPHTDARSWFAGKPDKIEESAFRNSSLQAAYLILAARSLGLDCGPMSGIDYPAMDAEFFPEGTIKTNFICAIGYGDNTQLFPRQPRLDFDEAAEIL from the coding sequence ATGCGCGACCGTACTCTCTCCGAGAAGGCACTCGACACCCTGTTTCGTGAGGCACGAAGCTTCAGTAACTGGCTCGATCAACCAGTTAACGACGAGCTGCTGCACAAGCTCTACGATCTACTGAAGATGGGTCCAACCGCCGCTAACAGCTGTCCGGCACGTATTCGCTTTATCAAAAGTAGTGAGGCCAAGCAGCGTCTTAAACCGTGCCTGGCCGAAGGTAATATCGAGAAGAGTATGAGTGCGCCGGTGGTGGCCATTATCGGTATGGATATGACCTTCTATGATCAATTACCAAAACTCTTTCCCCACACCGATGCGCGCAGTTGGTTTGCTGGCAAGCCCGATAAGATTGAGGAGAGCGCCTTCCGCAACTCATCACTGCAGGCGGCCTACCTGATTCTGGCCGCTCGCTCACTCGGGCTCGACTGCGGTCCGATGTCGGGTATCGACTACCCCGCGATGGATGCCGAGTTCTTCCCCGAGGGCACCATCAAGACCAACTTCATCTGCGCTATCGGTTACGGCGACAACACTCAGCTCTTCCCACGCCAACCGCGTCTCGACTTTGATGAAGCAGCAGAGATTCTCTGA
- a CDS encoding class I SAM-dependent methyltransferase, which yields MDTELTPQQHKQAIAKLFSRVADGYDSPALRFFPFCADKLVSKVAPRPGQKVLDVATGTGVVAISMAQALLPGGRVVAIDLSEKMLDRTAFHARKMGLENIDIFDMDGAKLDFKRDYFDTIACSYGLFFMPDIDAALQEWKRVCKPGGKIIFTSFDVKAFVPLRDLFLDDLERLGAKLPEGRTFMADQLNNAERCSDALDRNGFEKIQIDNEQLGYHLSSADDWWEIIWNSGYRALIDLLPSDQLGNFKVKHLREVDKLVTEKGIWLPVDTLFSQAIKPA from the coding sequence ATGGATACTGAACTGACACCTCAACAGCACAAACAGGCGATTGCCAAACTCTTCTCGCGCGTTGCCGATGGCTACGATAGCCCTGCACTACGCTTCTTCCCCTTCTGTGCCGACAAACTGGTCTCCAAGGTTGCACCCAGACCCGGACAGAAGGTGCTCGATGTGGCCACCGGCACCGGGGTTGTCGCCATCTCCATGGCGCAGGCACTGCTTCCAGGCGGTCGCGTTGTGGCAATCGACCTCTCGGAGAAGATGCTCGACCGCACCGCCTTTCATGCACGGAAGATGGGATTGGAAAACATCGATATTTTCGATATGGATGGCGCCAAGCTCGACTTTAAACGCGACTATTTCGATACCATCGCCTGCAGCTACGGCCTCTTCTTTATGCCTGATATCGATGCGGCGCTTCAGGAGTGGAAACGCGTCTGCAAACCGGGTGGCAAGATCATCTTCACCAGCTTTGACGTCAAGGCGTTCGTGCCGCTGCGCGATCTATTTCTCGATGATTTGGAGCGCCTCGGTGCCAAGCTCCCGGAGGGGCGCACCTTTATGGCCGATCAGCTCAACAACGCTGAGCGCTGCAGCGACGCACTCGATCGTAACGGCTTCGAAAAGATTCAGATCGACAATGAACAGCTCGGCTATCACCTCTCGAGTGCTGATGACTGGTGGGAGATCATCTGGAATAGCGGCTACCGCGCTCTGATCGATCTACTCCCCTCCGATCAACTCGGCAATTTCAAGGTAAAACACCTACGCGAGGTCGATAAACTGGTGACCGAAAAGGGAATCTGGCTGCCGGTCGACACCCTGTTCAGTCAGGCAATCAAACCCGCCTAA
- a CDS encoding energy-coupling factor ABC transporter permease, with the protein MNLTTELIPHSWLWLATLIYGVLILWSVIGADWGQMRRELRLWNAWLASTVAVLLLWSMRAGVLPGLEFHCLGVTLLVLMFGWRYALLSISLVLVGTALNGAAQWLALPLNALLLGGVPIAVSHLLLRFSVRYLPKNFFVYILFCGYLSAALAFAAGVLSSTLVLALSGAYSFERIGGEYLIFIPMMLFAEALLTGMLISALVLNKPEWVTSFDDRRYLNGK; encoded by the coding sequence TTGAATCTGACCACTGAATTGATTCCCCATAGCTGGCTATGGCTGGCCACGTTGATATATGGCGTACTGATTTTATGGAGTGTGATCGGTGCTGACTGGGGGCAGATGCGACGTGAGTTGAGACTCTGGAATGCATGGCTTGCTAGCACCGTTGCAGTGCTGTTGCTCTGGAGCATGCGCGCGGGGGTTCTGCCAGGGCTCGAGTTCCACTGTTTGGGAGTAACGCTGTTGGTGTTGATGTTTGGCTGGCGCTACGCGTTGCTGTCGATTTCACTGGTGTTGGTTGGTACCGCTCTCAATGGCGCAGCCCAGTGGTTGGCGCTGCCGCTCAATGCGCTACTGCTGGGGGGAGTGCCGATTGCGGTGAGCCACCTGCTGCTCAGGTTTTCGGTCCGATATCTGCCGAAGAACTTCTTCGTCTACATACTCTTCTGCGGTTATCTCTCCGCCGCGCTCGCCTTTGCTGCTGGAGTGCTCTCGAGCACGCTGGTACTGGCGCTCAGTGGAGCCTATAGCTTCGAACGGATTGGTGGGGAGTATCTGATCTTTATCCCGATGATGCTCTTTGCAGAGGCGCTGCTGACCGGAATGCTGATTTCTGCGCTAGTGCTGAACAAGCCAGAGTGGGTTACCAGCTTCGATGACCGTCGTTATCTGAATGGAAAGTAA
- a CDS encoding PAS domain S-box protein — protein MATTKQSSEAQNLLSFGFIFAIALVVAVISIGLNRMKHVTSNIEKVVNEHNVQADLLRLMRNASRERSLILQSMVMTPDPFERDDLYLKLRDRGEEFLKIREALELLDHDETELQILADVRSGIAEIVTFQDQVLDLLAIDQFQSAADILTQQAIPTQNKVLWHMDDFIRLQQAHGREALEVAQKDFDLAYQLMIALGILAAVLSGVTVNYVMRRIADIMSDLNTTGDQLRISNDHLKEEIDERFRIESDLLKSERRERAIRENMIDSVITINRHGIIESCNPAVEKLLGYRVKELIGKNVRMLMPQPDRDQHDGYLKNYLDGGEPSIIGKGREVTAQHKDGTTFPVDLSVTEIEHEGEHLFFGILRDLRER, from the coding sequence ATGGCCACCACTAAACAGAGCAGTGAAGCGCAGAACCTACTCTCCTTTGGGTTTATTTTTGCCATCGCACTCGTCGTTGCCGTTATCTCCATCGGCCTCAATCGCATGAAGCACGTCACCAGCAATATCGAGAAGGTGGTGAACGAGCATAATGTACAGGCCGATCTGTTACGTCTGATGCGCAACGCCTCGCGCGAACGCTCACTGATTCTGCAGAGCATGGTGATGACGCCCGACCCCTTCGAGCGTGACGATCTCTATCTAAAACTGCGCGATCGTGGTGAGGAGTTTCTCAAAATACGAGAGGCACTGGAGCTGCTCGATCACGATGAAACCGAGCTCCAGATCCTTGCCGATGTACGCTCCGGCATCGCTGAGATTGTCACCTTTCAGGATCAGGTACTCGATCTGCTCGCCATTGATCAGTTCCAGTCGGCCGCAGACATCCTGACCCAGCAGGCGATACCAACCCAGAACAAAGTGCTGTGGCACATGGATGACTTTATCCGTCTGCAACAGGCCCACGGCCGCGAAGCCCTGGAAGTCGCACAGAAAGATTTTGACCTCGCCTACCAGCTGATGATCGCACTCGGCATTCTCGCTGCGGTACTCAGTGGTGTCACCGTCAACTACGTGATGCGACGTATCGCCGACATCATGTCCGATCTCAACACCACCGGCGACCAGCTACGCATCTCCAACGACCACCTCAAGGAGGAGATCGATGAGCGTTTCAGAATCGAGAGTGATCTACTCAAGAGCGAACGACGCGAGCGCGCAATTCGCGAGAACATGATCGACAGCGTGATTACCATCAATCGTCACGGCATCATTGAGTCGTGTAACCCAGCGGTGGAGAAGCTACTCGGCTACCGCGTCAAGGAGCTGATTGGTAAGAATGTCCGCATGTTGATGCCCCAACCCGACAGGGACCAGCACGACGGTTATCTAAAAAATTATCTCGATGGCGGTGAGCCGAGCATTATCGGTAAGGGGCGTGAAGTGACTGCACAGCACAAGGATGGCACCACCTTCCCGGTCGATCTGAGTGTGACCGAGATCGAACATGAGGGAGAACACCTCTTCTTCGGTATTCTGCGCGATCTGCGTGAACGCTAA
- the sthA gene encoding Si-specific NAD(P)(+) transhydrogenase, translated as MQNYDFLVIGSGPAGQKAAVQAAKLGKRVAIIERQAEIGGVSVHTGTIPSKTLREAVLYLTGWDQRGLYGRSYRLKENLTIEDLMQRLHITLNHETEVMSHQLSRNGVTVIQGEASFIDEHTLQVERPGGKLEGFHGEKILIAVGSRPVRPEGVPFESESVVDSDGILDIKEIPKSMIIVGGGVIGVEYASIFSAMDVKVTLIDGRERLLDFLDRELADELVHHMRDRGVMLRLSENIDRVEEKEEGKIVAHLESGKQVSAELILFAAGRIGCTYALNLHNAGIEPDSRRRIKVNEFFQTEVPHIYAGGDVIGFPSLASTSMEQGRIAACHAFGKSACQQSSDFPFGIYAVPEISMIGRTEQQLTKEQIPYEVGLARLRETARGQIMGLEDGVLKILFSSEDRRVLGVHILGEGATELIHIGQAVMLLSGTLDYFIENVFNYPTLAEAYKVAALDAYNRLNG; from the coding sequence ATGCAGAACTACGACTTTTTGGTAATCGGCAGTGGCCCAGCAGGACAGAAGGCCGCGGTTCAAGCCGCCAAGCTGGGCAAACGCGTTGCGATCATTGAGCGTCAGGCGGAGATTGGTGGTGTCTCTGTCCATACCGGCACTATCCCAAGCAAAACGCTTCGAGAGGCGGTGCTCTATCTAACCGGCTGGGATCAGCGTGGTCTCTATGGTCGCAGCTACCGGCTCAAAGAGAATTTGACCATCGAAGATCTAATGCAACGTCTGCACATTACGCTCAATCATGAGACCGAGGTGATGTCACACCAGTTATCGCGTAATGGGGTGACTGTGATTCAGGGCGAGGCCTCATTTATCGATGAGCACACCCTGCAGGTGGAGCGTCCAGGCGGTAAGTTGGAGGGGTTCCACGGTGAAAAGATCCTAATCGCCGTTGGCAGTCGTCCGGTTCGCCCCGAGGGGGTTCCGTTCGAGAGTGAGTCGGTGGTCGATAGTGACGGCATTCTCGATATCAAAGAGATCCCCAAATCGATGATTATCGTCGGTGGTGGTGTGATCGGTGTCGAGTACGCTTCGATCTTCAGCGCTATGGACGTCAAGGTCACACTGATTGATGGCCGTGAGCGGCTGCTCGATTTTCTTGATCGAGAGCTGGCTGATGAGCTGGTTCACCACATGCGGGATCGTGGTGTGATGCTGCGTCTCTCAGAAAATATTGACCGCGTAGAAGAGAAAGAGGAGGGGAAGATCGTAGCCCACCTGGAGAGCGGTAAGCAGGTTAGTGCAGAGCTGATTCTCTTTGCTGCTGGTCGAATTGGCTGCACCTATGCACTGAATCTGCACAACGCCGGTATCGAACCCGACTCGCGACGACGCATCAAGGTCAATGAGTTTTTCCAGACCGAAGTGCCACATATCTATGCCGGTGGTGATGTGATCGGTTTTCCCAGTCTCGCCTCGACCTCAATGGAGCAGGGACGTATTGCGGCCTGTCACGCCTTTGGCAAGAGTGCCTGTCAGCAGAGTAGTGACTTCCCCTTCGGTATCTATGCGGTGCCGGAGATCAGCATGATTGGCCGTACTGAACAGCAGCTGACCAAGGAGCAGATCCCCTACGAGGTGGGGCTGGCGCGGCTGCGAGAGACCGCGCGTGGACAGATCATGGGACTCGAAGACGGTGTGCTGAAGATCCTCTTTAGCAGTGAAGACCGTCGTGTACTTGGTGTGCACATCCTGGGTGAGGGCGCGACCGAACTGATCCACATCGGCCAGGCAGTGATGCTGCTTAGCGGTACGCTCGACTACTTTATTGAGAACGTCTTCAACTACCCGACTCTAGCCGAGGCCTATAAGGTCGCTGCGCTAGATGCCTACAACCGTCTAAACGGATAG